The Streptomyces kanamyceticus DNA segment GCCGTCGACGACGGTTTCGACGCCGCCACCGAGGCGGGGCTCACCCTCGCCCGTCCCGGCGACGCGGACTGACCCAGCCCGCCCGTACCCCCCGCCTGTCCCACCTCTCCCCCCCCCGCACGGAGTGATCCACGATGTTCCCGTTCCTTCGCCGCGGCCCCGGCCGCCTCACGCCCCGGCAGGCCCGGCAGCGGACCAGCGGCGGCGAGGCCGTGCTGCTCGACGTCCGCGAGACACCCGAGTGGCAGGCCGGGCACGCGCCCGACGCGCTGCACCTGCCGCTCTCCCGCCTCATGGCCGGGGCGCCCCTTCCCGCAGGAGCGCGGGACAGGCCGGTCGTCACGATCTGCCGCTCGGGCAACCGCTCCCGGCAGGCCGCGAAGCTGCTGGCCGGACGCGACGTCGACGCCACCGACGTCAGCGGCGGCATGACCGCCTGGG contains these protein-coding regions:
- a CDS encoding rhodanese-like domain-containing protein, which produces MFPFLRRGPGRLTPRQARQRTSGGEAVLLDVRETPEWQAGHAPDALHLPLSRLMAGAPLPAGARDRPVVTICRSGNRSRQAAKLLAGRDVDATDVSGGMTAWARQGLPVIGGGGSSGVIA